A part of Rhopalosiphum maidis isolate BTI-1 chromosome 3, ASM367621v3, whole genome shotgun sequence genomic DNA contains:
- the LOC113557654 gene encoding piggyBac transposable element-derived protein 4-like produces MDSDEILSALETEFEDSGSDFIPSDLSDSSDESIEDVIENSQFDFEDDIEENSNNEQTTEMQTDQWFDVSKMIVRETNRQAKKYKRDWVDTDHLEIKKMLAIVMNTGLVTYPKLSDYWCRKLLYKNSYIPLLMPRNRFQLLLRFFHLANNDEILDHDRLGKIRPLVDMLMKTYNDAKIPGENVVIDESMIPFRGRLIFRQYLPNKSSKYGIKLYKLCDSIGYTYKIIVHSGKDSNLSLQTNFPAAGKVVMELMDGYLNEGRTSIIDNFYTSLKLAHTLLQNNTHMVGTL; encoded by the exons ATGGATTCCGATGAAATTTTATCAGCACTTGAAACCGAATTTGAAGATTCTGGAAGTGATTTTATTCCTAGTGATTTATCTGATTCTTCTGATGAATCAATAGAAGatgttattgaaaatagtCAATTTGACTTTGAAGATGATATTgaagaaaattcaaataacGAACAGACTACGGAAATGCAAACTGATCAATGGTTTGATGTTtcaa AAATGATTGTGCGAGAAACAAATAGACAagccaaaaaatataaaagagatTGGGTGGATACTGACCATTTAGAGATAAAGAAAATGTTGGCCATAGTCATGAATACAGGACTAGTCACTTATCCAAAATTAAGTGATTACTGGTGTCGAAAATTGCTATATAAAAACTCTTACATTCCTTTACTGATGCCTCGAAATCGTTTTCAACTTTTGTTGCGATTCTTTCATTTAGCtaataatgatgaaatttTGGATCATGATCGATTAGGCAAAATTAGACCTTTAGTAGATATGTTGATGAAAACGTACAATGATGCTAAGATTCCTGGTGAGAATGTAGTTATAGATGAATCCATGATACCTTTTCGAGGCAGGTTGATTTTCAGACAGTATTTACCTAATAAATCATCAAAGTatggaataaaattatacaaattatgtgaCTCTATaggatatacatataaaataattgtacatagtGGAAAAGATTCTAATTTATCTCTTCAGACAAACTTTCCTGCTGCAGGAAAAGTTGTTATGGAATTAATGGATGGATATTTAAATGAAGGCAGGACttcaataattgataatttttatactagcTTAAAATTGGCACATACATTACTCCAAAACAATACCCATATGGTAGGTACACTATGA
- the LOC113557653 gene encoding uncharacterized protein LOC113557653, with amino-acid sequence MNAKIKKGEIKGKVNSKGVVASVWKDKREVRMISTKHGINILETGKKNRKGEPIKKPESIIFYNKHKQGIDVSDQMTTYFSPLRKTIRWYHKVAFHLLLGTSVINAMILHKQITGKKIQISEFREKIIMALGKVDQIISPRSNKHKLVENNQYRNNSNRKNRSRCVGCYERLRKELGRNEAQKKCKQVNTMCETCETNPYYCIDCFQIYHK; translated from the coding sequence ATGaatgcaaaaattaaaaagggaGAAATAAAAGGAAAAGTAAATAGCAAAGGTGTTGTAGCAAGTGTCTGGAAGGATAAAAGAGAAGTAAGGATGATTTCTACTAAACatggtattaatatattggaaACAgggaaaaaaaataggaaagGTGAACCCATAAAAAAACcagaaagtataatattttataacaaacataaaCAAGGCATCGACGTCTCCGATCAAATGACCACCTACTTTTCTCCTTTGAGAAAAACTATTCGGTGGTACCACAAAGTAGCATTTCATTTGTTATTAGGAACATCAGTAATCAATGCAATGATACTACACAAACAAATTAcaggtaaaaaaatacaaatttctgAATTTAGagagaaaattattatggCTTTAGGAAAAGTTGATCAAATTATTTCTCCGAGGTCTAATAAACATAAGTTGGTTGAAAATAATCAGTATaggaataatagtaataggaAAAACAGGAGTAGATGTGTTGGTTGCTATGAACGATTAAGAAAAGAGTTAGGAAGAAATGAggcacaaaaaaaatgtaaacaagtGAATACCATGTGTGAGACATGTGAAACTAACCCTTATTATTGTATCGactgttttcaaatttatcataaataa
- the LOC113557655 gene encoding uncharacterized protein LOC113557655, with product MIPIDKVVQGRGTSNTGNVARRFFRNTEKVAEITGINLNLLKRFSTILTVISCGYEINYDEFENYAKDTAELYVKHYNWYRMPPSIHKILIHGSLIIKNALVPIGQLSEEAQEASNKNYNRFREHHSRKSSRIHTNTDIFNFLLVSSDPLITSLRTQPNKSHTKLPPEAIHLLNIESSEMKEIETSDSEISTSYSE from the exons ATGATACCGA TTGATAAAGTTGTTCAGGGTAGAGGCACGTCTAATACAGGAAATGTCGCTAGACGGTTTTTTAGGAACACAGAAAAAGTTGCTGAAATCACtggaatcaatttaaatttattaaagcgATTCTCAACTATTTTAACAGTTATTTCTTGtggttatgaaataaattatgacgAATTCGAAAACTATGCAAAAGATACTGCAGAACTTTATGTCAAACATTATAATTGGTACAGAATGCCACCAAGTAtacacaaaattttaattcatggctcattaattataaaaaatgctcTTGTACCGATTGGGCAGTTGTCGGAAGAGGCTCAAGAGGCAAgtaataaaaactacaatCGATTCAGAGAACATCATTCTCGAAAATCATCACGTATTCATACAAatacagatatttttaatttcttattagtGTCATCTGATCCATTAATTACAAGTTTAAGAACACAACCTAACAAATCACATACTAAATTACCTCCAGAAGCCATTCATTTACTTAACATCGAAAGCTCAGAAATGAAAGAAATAGAAACTAGTGATAGTGAAATAAGTACTAGTTAttctgaataa
- the LOC113558950 gene encoding uncharacterized protein LOC113558950 — MPKKEDPVFNTLLVEAVEKYPCLYNYNLNEYSKRESTQLAWESIAKEVNDTVIYCKETWRNLRIVFTRNITKKSGSAAKKKYYLTDKMQFIRPYLNLKKGNSLPGNLPSPTHDNDNDQGASSSQDNYNNTDLCNNITITEEIPSTNTNNIVENKVVGIEPPLKKKINSNNITSVDECVIDYIKAKQRTSEENPKKLFLLSLLPDLNEMNNTQFRKFRTQVNVLIDDILKTTQDTSHGNNTSLCSTPLSSWVSESSSGLDYVPWNQTLSSETTLTNNLTNVDISKANVDISNTMNQEYYMPDA; from the exons atgccgAAAAAAGAAGATCCTGTCTTTAATACACTATTAGTTGAAGCAGTAGAAAAATATCCATgtttgtacaattataatttaaacgaatATAGCAAACGTGAGTCAACCCAACTAGCTTGGGAAAGTATTGCTAAAGAAGTAAACGATACAG ttaTATACTGTAAAGAGACATGGAGGAATTTACGGATTGTATTTACAAGaaatattaccaaaaaaaGTGGATCagctgcaaaaaaaaaatattaccttaCAGACAAGATGCAGTTTATAAGACCTTATCTGAACTTGAAAAAAGGAAATTCACTACCGGGAAATTTACCTTCTCCTACACATGACAATGACAACGACCAAGGCGCATCATCTTCTCAAGACAACTACAATAATACAGATTTATGcaataacataacaataacCGAAGAAATTCCttctacaaatacaaataatattgtagaaaaTAAAGTCGTTGGCATTGAACCACCCTTGAAAAAGaagataaattcaaataatatcacTAGTGTAGATGAATGtgtaatagattatattaaggCTAAACAACGTACTTCAGaggaaaatccaaaaaaattatttttgttaagtttACTGCCAGATTTGAATGAAAtgaataatacacaatttagAAAATTTCGTACTCAGGTGAATGTTTTGattgatgatattttaaaaactacacaGGATACTAGTCATGGTAACAACACAAGCTTGTGCTCTACACCACTAAGTTCATGGGTTAGTGAATCCTCATCAGGACTTGATTATGTACCGTGGAATCAAACTTTATCATCAGAAACAACATTGACAAACAATTTGACTAACGTAGACATTTCAAAAGCAAACGTGGACATTTCGAATACGATGAACCAAGAATACTACATGCCTGATGCCTGA